The DNA window ttaaagtggAAGTAGCATAATGTAAGACAATGATGGGTTCCTGAATTACCTCCATGATTATGTCATGTGTTTATAACTCCATGCTTGACACATACTTCATATTATTTGGATGTTTGGGGAGTGAAAATGTACATGTGTTTCTGTATTTTAAAAGTAGGTAATGGATCCAACTCTTttgcctacaaaatttaagggttgGGTTCAAAATGGGgtgggctaaattttttttatagatttttgagctaaaaaaatttaaaggttAAGTAGGGTTGTGAAAGGACCCAAGGGCCTTAGCCATTACCACCCGTAAGTAGAAACTATTTCTGCATTTGATCATTGCTTCATTGAGATGAATTGATCGGTAGATGCAGTACACACATAAAGGTTGTCACTGAAGTAACACTGTTTTTGTAGAATAATAAATGATCTGAGATCTTCCCATGATAAATTATGGCTTTTTGATGAGACATCAAAACATAAGTGACATTATGTTGGTACCATGGCTAATAATAACTTCATGCACAGTGCACAATTTTGGCTGGTCTCATATTAAACCAAGTTATCAAGTTTTGATCAAGTAATGGTTTCTGCATTTACTCTGCCACATATGCAATGACAGGTATTTGGTCCTGACCTTGAATTCTTCGACTACAGTGGCATTACTGTGAAAATAACTAAGTAAACCTTATATTTTACTTGATTGAGCAACAATATTTTGATTCAAGTTGATATGTAAGATTTGTAATATATCTAAATCTAAATGTAGTCCCATGGGTAGCATCCTCATCCTTGGTTTGGTATGATATAGGGCCTATTGGTTGGGTATCATTCAATATTGACATTTTTTCTGTGACATGTCTAATCTTTCTCCATTTCCTATTGTTGAACTGTTGATGAAGTACTATAGTACATTAGTATAAGTTGCTCTTCACTCTACAGTGTGCATCACTGCATCCTTCTGTCCAACTTACAGTTAATGCAGAGTTGCAAACTAAAAATGATGTCTTACATACTTTGAAAGATTACTACTAAGAAAATATCATTCACAATTATACCAAAACATCCAGTTATACAGCTAATGTTCAATTGCTAGCATGATTGCATCACACCTACTGCAGGATACATAGTTTATCTGTAACCAATCTGTAATAGAATAGCTATAGTATTAAAATTAGATGAAGTTATGCTGATTTATGCACTTATTCAGCAGTTAAACATACAATGGCATTAGTCAGATATGTATAGTTTGTAAAGAGCATTGTTGACTTTGACCTAATCATTGCCCTTATGAAACAGTGGGTAAGtactttttttagttaaattGATACGTCATACATATGCACATGCTGACAAGACTGTTATTATTCTATCTAAGATGAATAGATGTTCTTTTCttgcaaataaaaagttaattgaAGTTTGATGTTATTAGCATTACCCTATGTTATTTCCCCTGTTTCCGACAAGGTAATATGACTCCACATGTGAATAGATCTTTCCGTAAAACCTAATTAGTGTTTAGGGACATGGTGAAATAACAGCTTCCATTCTATTATCTGTTCATGAAACCTTGGAAGTTCCTCATGTGCCAGTGTGCCATATAAGGTCCAACCTTAAGATATATACAATTACTTTGTTTTTAGCATTTTTCCTTAATAAACCATAGCATTCTTTTGGGGCatgtagtattttttatttgtctagAGCCATTCCAGTTATATATGCTATATTAAAAGTTTTCGAGCAACGATTATTATATCAACAAAGCCCCACAAATATGTAGCCAGACATGAAATTTGGTTTGTCTCGGAAAATGTTATGCCCATGGCAATTTTTTTAGGATCATGTGAAATATCGCCACATGTGATTTGGGTCATGATTTATCCACGATGAATTGAACCGTGAATTCGATTGGCCATCATACTACTATTAATTTGGGATGGTAACTGTGTAGCCACTTCACCTTTTCACTTTCACTTACACCTGGGCCAAGTCAGCGGGAGGGGGAGCCTGATCTGTACGTGGGAGTTTTCCTTTATACGACTCACTTTTACTTAGACCCAGGTCAACTCAGTGGGGGACCCTATCGAGCTCCCCCTATAAACTGTGCATGGGAGTTTTCCTTCATATATCTTGAATCATTCTCATATGCCACGAGAGACATCTTTCCTTATAAACTAGTGGTTCACACTatatgagatttgcttcagacCTTACACACTACCGTATATCCCTATGTGTTTATATCATTTCTTATTTGTATTCAATTCCTTCGTTCTCGTacaatataacatatatcTTCTACTCAAAAATAGAGTTTGTCTATCCATCCACCCCATCACATAGAGTTTTTATTCATTTGCACCTAAACAAACTGTTACACCAAAAAAACTGGACCAGGCGGAAATATCATCCCATTAAGAAATACTACAatagaaaaaactaataaaaacaCTTGGAGTCGGCCGTCCGatactaagaaaaaaaatagacgcCAGCCATCCCATTCGTTTCCTACTGCATGGCAACAAACCAAACTACAACCGTGATACCACTCATCACGCTACCTACCCCTTTTACCCATTCTTTTGTCTCACTCCACACCAACATCACCTATTGTCGAGATACCACCCTGCATATTTGATTTGCCTCCTCATCCTTCTCCTTTCTAACCCCTTTGTGCTTTCTCCTTCATTTCTCATTTCCCTTAATTTCCATGGCGCTCCATCGGCCATATGTGGCCACACGTGACCACGAGGTACTAAATCTAGGGGAGGCGAGATAAAGCCatggagagagggagggagttATGGAGATAGCTTCAGAATGGAGAGAGATAGCATCAGAATGGAGAGAGACGGAGGTATGGGAAGATGGTTTCATATATGGGATTTCTTGTAGCCTTTGTCTTTCTTGCCGTGTTCCTCAACACCAAGCACTAGAAGGGGAACAAGCATTGAATCAAGCGTAGGCGTTAACAAAGGTGAGGTTAGCGGACACGATGTGTTGATGTTGCACAATGTTAACACTGGATGTTGAATAACTTGGTACAATGATGTCTTGATTGTGgactaagatttttttatgttgtagTAAGTTTTCCTTGGATGTTGCAATATTGGTTTTCTGCATTACAGTCGGTGTTCTTGAATATTCTATTTGGTTgaaacatcttttttttttataaagtaaTGAAACAATCCTGGTCGAGTgattaaatatctaaaataactcttgatgaaatattttttttctctaagtGATGAAAAATTTGAACATTTTTTCACATGTAGTGAAACACCGTCCAATATTTTGTCTCGTGTCAGACGTCGACGCCGGGTCACCTCTAAAAACTAAACCACATAAAACCATTGCAAAACAATAGCATATTACTAATTCAAACGAAATGAACAATTTGCAACTTgtctttttctcaaaaaacaaGCATATACTTTCTCTTTCCTTTGCACTATTTGTCATCGTAGGAAACTTCAACTATACACCGATGAATTCAGTTGAAGTTTATCAGATGCAGTATTAGTACTATACTCGGattgtcaaataaaaatgtacTTTGGCTTTTTTGCCCATGAAAGTAGACAGTGTTTTTGTTCATTTGTTGTTACTTCTAAAGAAAGAGCACAAGACACAGGATTAGATGCTGTGAGTGTGAGGATCATATTAACTAATTAGCAATACAATTTTGCATATTAGTATTCATACACTATCACGTGATACCAAGATATATATCGACTGCTAAAAGAATTATTTGTATATCCCTAGTTAGATCTAAAACGGTTGTGCAATAGCTTAATCTGGTCCACATGTTTTACAGAGAGTAACTATGCGGAATGGACTTTATATATACTGACCCGATACTAATTAATCAGAAGAACATCTCCCTGCAGTTTTTAACGGAAAGTACATACAGAAACCAAGATTTTCTTAATCCTTGAAAGAACTAAATTTATTGATATGGATTTAACTCAAAGTCGAAAATACAAATCAAATGGATAGATCTGTCAAAAAAGACACTGCTGAAATTGAAGAACACCCATGCATGCTTCGATTTCCCGGATCGATGTTTCATCATCACAACTATTTCTCCCATATACTGGGGGAGCTAATCTTGGATCTCAATATGGAGCACACTAGACCAGAATGTCAAGTTCGGATGACTCCGAGTCGGACTCGGACGCCGCCTGTAAGCCGCACGTCACGGCCGGCtcaggcgccggcggcgcagcaATGGCCGGTGGTGGCACGACGAAGAAGAAGCCTATCTCAACAGGAGGGCTCCCTCCCCCGCGGTACTCCTCCCAGAATGCAGGGTTCGGAGGGAGCGGCACAAACGAGCGTTGCACGGTCAGGACAGGCACCGGCGAccgtggcggcagcggcgccggaggaggaggaggagtcggTGCTTGCCGGAGCGGCGGCACCCTCCCGCCGCGCCTGGAATTCTCCACGTACTGCACCAACGGGATCACCAGCTCCGCAGCCTCGTTGGGGTGGATCGTGTAGAGGTGGTTCCTGAGCTCATGGCACGACGGCCAGACCGCCGGGCAGACCGGACAGCGGTACAGCGGCTGACGAAAGCTCGGTGCTCCTCCTCCATTGCCCGCACCGGCGGCCATGGTGGTGGACTTCGTCGAGAGCTATTGCTAGCTTAGCTTTGCAATGGCTTTGGATGGCcggtcgatcgatcagctGCTTAATTTCTCTCTGCGCGGTGTATTTTGTGGTGGGTGCAAATCATCGAGGGCCCTTTAAATAAGCGGGATATACCATCTGCCACTGTAGCTCTAATTGGTGTAGCTAGAGTGGAAACCCCTCTTGAAAAGGTGAAAAATTTATCACAAGCGACTATTGATGCAAACGAAGCAACAAATTAACAGCGGATAAAGTGGTCGCCAAAGTTAGCTATACACTGATCAAATTCACGCGGTTatagagattaaaaaaacacccGAAAACATTTATGCTACTTccaaattaactaattaagctGGACGATCCGATCACACTGCCGCGCACGAACGAGTAACGCGCGGTTCgctcgctctcctcctccactgcTGTTTCCGCTGTCGCCGGCGGATCTCTGGGTGGCCGAGAGGCCTGAAAAATCGATGGAGGGGCATCACCTGCATGCCATTTCTCCCATCAGCAGCTCTCCTTGGTATCTATGTTGAGTGCACATCGGCCGGTACAGCagtacgttttttttttttttttgaccagGGGTACAGCAGTACGTAGGTGCTTGGGGCTGGATTTGCCGGCGGCTTCGGCGGTCAGCAGATCGAGCACCCGGCGCCTGTACTGTCATGCTATGCGCGCAGGGCCGGCTCAGACCCCTAGGCGGAGAGGGTGACGGCCTAGGGCCCACGTCGGGAGGGGGCCTGCTACCCTCTTCCTCACCAAAACATGGAGAAGAATACTTTGGATaacattaatattaaaaataccattgatgatttttgttttaaaaaatgatcatAGAAGTTTATCTCTGTAAAACACAATAGGTATTTCTCATTAACAATTTAAGGTATGCATATTATTTTGATTCTTTAATTTTACATTTCTATTCTATATATTCTATGTTAGTAATGTACTAATATTCATTGATACAAGTACTCTCCCGAATATCCTCATCTCCCAATATAATCACATGTGAGATAGTCTCGGAGCGTCAACCAATTTTAATTACGTAAGTTGTGGAGAGTATTCAACTATAAAGTTCGCATGTGTACTGTGTTCtcgtcaaaaaaaataaagttcaatATATTCTGCGCCATGTTCTCGGATGCCTAGACTGACTTGTTGGTGTTAGAATTTCAGGCACAAGAGAAGCCTAGAAACTAATTTCACTGATTACATGTTAATATACAatctatgttttatatatgacgtaattaattgttttcctCCAACTTTGATCGGCAATATTTATTCAACTACTTAGGTGTGTTAGCAAGGAG is part of the Oryza brachyantha chromosome 2, ObraRS2, whole genome shotgun sequence genome and encodes:
- the LOC121053524 gene encoding proline-rich transmembrane protein 1-like; translation: MAAGAGNGGGAPSFRQPLYRCPVCPAVWPSCHELRNHLYTIHPNEAAELVIPLVQYVENSRRGGRVPPLRQAPTPPPPPAPLPPRSPVPVLTVQRSFVPLPPNPAFWEEYRGGGSPPVEIGFFFVVPPPAIAAPPAPEPAVTCGLQAASESDSESSELDILV